DNA sequence from the Candidatus Methylacidiphilales bacterium genome:
TGAGGGGCGCGGACTGGCCGGCGCCATCACCGCCCTCATGACCGGCACCGCCTATGCCGTCAGTGCCGAACTCGCCGCGCAGGTGGGGCCTTTCCCCGGGTACCACGATGCGGCCATCCCCTCGATCCCGAAGCCGCTGGCCCCGGACAATGTTGAATCCATGCTCGAGGTGATTTCCCTGCACCGCCAGGCCGTCCTCGAAATCGACCCCAGCTGCCCGGATGAACTCCGGCTGGCCGCCGCGCACGCATGGGACCGCGCCCTGGACCTCGGTCGCGAACATGGTTACCGCAACGCCCAGGTCACCGTGCTTGCCCCCACCGGAACCATCGGCTTCCTGATGGATTGCGACACCACCGGGATCGAGCCCGACATCGCCCTGGTCAAGTACAAGCTCCTGGCCGGCGGCGGGATGCTCAAGATCGTCAACAACACCGTTCCGGCAGCCTTGAGGAACCTGGGCTACTCGGAAGAGGAAATTCAGGGCGTGGTCGCCCACATCGAAAAATTTGATACTATCGAAGATGTGGAGGAAAATGGCGCCTGGGTGCGTTCCGGCCTCAAGCCCGCCCATGTGGGTGTCTTCGACTGCGCCTTCAAGCCCGCTCGCGGCAAGCGTTCACTCGGCTTCCAGGCCCACATCGGCATGATGGCCGCGGCCCAGCCCTTCCTCTCCGGGGCAATCTCGAAAACGGTCAACCTGCCGCACGAAGCCACCGTCGAGGACATCATGGACACCTACATCCAGGGTTGGAAGATGGGCCTCAAGGCCATCGCCATTTACCGCGACGGTTCCAAGCGCTCCGCACCCTTGAACGTCAAAAAGACCAAGGACATGGGTTCGAAGGAAGAGACGGTCGCGGTCGAGTTGGCCAAGGAAGCCGGCATCCCGCTTCCGGTGCGCCGCCGCATGAGCGACACCCGCATCTCCATCACCCACAAGTTCGACATCGCCGGCCACGAGGGCTACCTCACCGTCGGCCTTTTTGACGACAAACAACCCGGGGAGCTCTTCGTCACCATGGCCAAGGAGGGCAGCACCATCGGCGGCCTGATGGATTCCATCGGCACGCTGACTTCGCTTTCACTGCAATACGGTGTCCCCCTCGAAGCCATGGTCAAGAAATTCGCCCATGCGCGCTTTGAACCCAGCGGCTTCACCAAAAACCCCGACATCCCGATCGCCAAATCGATCATCGACTACATCTTCCGGTGGCTGGGCAACCAGTTCATCGAGGGTTACCGCGAAGCCAATTCCCCCAACGCCCACCAGCAGGAACTTCCTTTGAAGGAAGTGGCCGAGGCGGAGAAAAAAGCCCTCAACAAACCCGTGGCCGACCTGGCCATCGAGGGCGACCCCCAGGTCCAGCACCACCGCACGGTCATGCTCAAGTCCGCTTCGGCCTCGTCCAAAGGCGAGGAAGGCGACGAACTGACCATCCGCTTCCGCGATGGCATCACCTGTCCGGAATGCGGCAGCAGCAAGATCAAGCACACCGGATCCTGCGCCACCTGCCTCAATTGCGGCGCCAGTCTCGGCTGCAGCTAATCCTGCGGCCGGCCCTGCCCCGCATGTAAACCATCCCGTCTCCGCATGACCGATGCGGAGACGGGGGACTGGCGGCGTTGGCGCATTTTCCCGGTTTCCTTCCTGCGTGTAGGGGTTTTCCAAGCGCCCACTGCGGTTGAAAACCCGTGGATCCCAGCGGGGCGGATGAAGTTGGATCGCCCATTTCTAAACCCTTGTTGGAAAAGGCCTTAAAATGGACCAAAACCCCAAAAAACCGTTGCAGACACGTCCCCGATTTGTGACAATTGACCCTTATGGCAGATGCGGACAAGCGACCTAACACCGGCGTATCAAATGTGAATTATGACGCCTCGAAACTGGGCAAGTTGGAAGGCTTGGAGGCGGTCCGGAAAAAGCCCGGGATGTACATCGGGGGCACGGACGAGCGGGCGCTCCATCATTGCGTTTCCGAAGTGTTAGACAACTCGGTCGACGAGCACCTGGCCGGTTTTTGCTCGCGCATCGAGGTCACCATCCACGTCGACGGTTCGATTTCCATCCGTGACAACGGCCGCGGTATCCCGGTCGACATCCACCCGCAGTACAAGATTCCCGGGGTGGAAATGGTCCTGACCACGCTCCACTCCGGCGGCAAATACGGCCAGGGAGGTTACAAGTTCTCCGGCGGCACCCATGGCGTCGGCGCCAAGTGCGTCAACGCCGTTTCCGAATGGTTCGAGGTCGAGGTCTCCCGCGATGGCAAGGTCCACCACATGGAATTCGAGCGCGGGAAGACGATCAAAAAACTCGAGGTCATCGGCAAGTCCAAGCAGACCGGTACACTCATCACCTTCAAGCCCGACGCGGAGATCTTCCGCGAGACGGTGGAATTCAAGTCCGAGCGGATCGCCCAGCGCCTGCGCGAACTGGCCTTCCTCAATTCCGGGTTGGAAATCGTCTTCAAGGACGAACGGGGCACCGACGCTGAGGAACGATTCCTCTACAAGGACGGGGTGGAAGAGTTCGTCAAACAACTCAACAAATCCAAGGCCGTCGTCAATGCCAAGCCGATTTCCATCCGCCGCGAAGCCGAGGTGGCGATGGATGAGAAGAAGGTCGAGATCCATCTGGAGGCCGTGCTCCAATACAACGACGGCTACAACGATCTGGTGTTTTGTTACACCAACACCGTCCACAACCCCGACGGTGGCACCCATCTGGTCGGTTTCCGCACCGCCTTGACCCGCTCGATCAACCAATACGCCAAATCGAACAATCTCCTCAAGGAAAAGGACCCGAGCATTTCCGGTGATGACGTCCGCGAGGGCCTGACCGCGGTCATTTCCATCAAGCACACCGACCCCAAGTTCGAATCGCAGACCAAGGTGAAGCTGCTTTCGCCGGAAGTGGAGAGCATGGTGTCCTCCGCCACTTACGAGGCCTTGATGATGTTTTTCGACGCCAACCCCGGCGTGGCCAAGAAGGTCATCGACAAGTCACTGACGGCGGCGCGCGCACGCGAGGCCGCGCGCAAGGCCCGCGAAGCCGTGCGCAAGACGGCCATGTCCGGCGGCGGACTCCCCGGCAAGCTGGCCGACTGTTCTTCCCGCAATCCGGAGGATTCCGAGTTGTTCATCGTCGAGGGCGACTCCGCCGGCGGCTCGGCCAAGCAGGGCCGCGACCGCCAGCACCAGGCCATCCTTCCCATCCGCGGCAAGCTGATCAACGTCGAGAAGGCCCGTCTGGACAAGGTGCTGGAAAACAATGAAATCCGCACCATGATCACCGCCGTCGGCACCGGCATCGGCGACGGCGAGAGCGAGGGGGCCTTCAAAATCGACCGCCTGCGTTACCACAAGATCGTCATCATGACCGACGCCGACGTCGACGGCTCCCACATCCGCACCCTTCTCCTCACCTTCTTCTATCGCCAGATGCCCGAACTGGTGAAGCGCGGCTTCATCTACATCGCCCAACCCCCGCTCTATTCCGTCCTCCGGCGCAAACGGCTGGAATACGTCGACGACGACAACGCCCTGAACAAGATCCTCATCCAACTGGGCTGCGAGGATGTGCGGTTGCGCAATCTGGCCGACAAGAAGGAACTGAACTCCAAGCAGCTCATGGAGATCCTCGAACTGCTCAACAGCCTGGACAAGTTCAGCAAGGCCATGGCCGGGCACGGCGGGGACTTTGCCCAATACTTGGAACACCGCGACCCCAAGAGCCACGAACTTCCCCGCCACCTGGTCAAGATCCGCGAGGGGAACAACGAGTCGGTGCACTACTTCGTCACCGACGCCCAATTGAGCAAGTTCGCCGAGGCCAATCCCGATTTGCCCATCTTCGAACAACCTTCCGAGAAGGAGGAGGAACCTGCGGCCAAATCCAAGGATGCCAAAGACGCCAAGGACAAGCCCCGCCGCCGATTCAAGCTGGTCGAACTCCACGAAACCAAAGCCATCAGCGAGTTGTTGGGCAAACTGGCCAAGAAGGGACTGGAAATCGAACATTACAGCGCCGCGGACAAGCCGCTCTTCGAAATGATCGAAGGGGAGGGGGACAACGCCAAGGTGAAGCCGCTCTTCGCCATCCCCGAGATCCTCAGTTCGGTCAAAGAAATCGGCAAGGGCGGGGTCCAAATCAAGCGGTTCAAAGGTCTTGGTGAAATGAACGCCAAGGAGCTTTTCGAGACCACCATGGACCCGAACAAGCGCAAGCTGCTGAGGGTTTCCATCGATGATGCCGTCGAAGCCGAGGAAATGTTCAGCAAGCTCATGGGCGATGAAGTTGAGCCACGCAGACAATTTATCGAAGATAACGCCCTCAATGTCAGGAACTTGGATGTGTAGTCACGCTGAAATAAATTTAGTCTTGAGATGTGACCACGCTGGACTACATTAGACCCATGAAAAGCAAGTCGCTCTACAGGGAAGGTAAAAGGGAGGTGCGCAGCAGCCGTATCCAGGAATCTGCCGTGATGCTGCCCGGCGTGGGCCGCACATTCAACGTGCGCGTGGCCAAAGCCCAGTTGTCCGGTTTGCTGGACTTGGTTGCCAGCGGGGAAGAAGTGGTGCTGACGGCGGATGGCAAGCCCAAGGCACGCCTCATACCCTACAAGCCCAAAAGCAAACCCTTCAAGGTGGACTGGGAGCACCTCCGCTCCATGCCCATGAACACGGGGCCCAGCGCCACTGAAATCGTGCGTGCCGACCGGGACGCCAGGGGCTGGTGATGTATCTGGACAGCAGCGTCATCGTCAAACTCCTGGTCCCGGAAGGCGACACGGACCATTATGCCGCCTTGGTCGAAGGCCATGATCTGCATTCTTCCGATCTGGCCTTCACCGAGGTCTTCTCCGCCCTTTGCGGCCAGGAACGCGGGGGCCATCTCCGCCCGGAGAACCGCAAGCGCGCCTGGGATCTCTTCTCGACTTGGGTGCGCGAGGGTGACCTCACCCTCCACGCCTTCCAACCCTCCGTATTCCAAAAGGCCCAACAAATGATCGCCCTCTGCCATCCGCCGGTCGGAATCCACGCATTGGATGCGCTCCACCTCGCCGTCTGCGACCTCCACCAGGACTTCCCCCTCGTGAGCAATGACCAGCGCATGCTCGCCGCCGCTGCCCGCCTCGGGATCCCCACCGCATAATCATTCAGCATTCAGAAATCAGTAATCAGAAATTTACCTATGGCCAATCAAGATCCCCCCAGCTCCCTGTTTTCGCAGGGTGAACGCATCGACCGCATCAACGTTGCCGACGAGATCAAGAACTCGTTCCTCGACTATTCCATGTCGGTCATCATCTCCCGCGCCCTGCCCGATGTACGCGACGGACTCAAGCCCTCACAGCGGCGAGTCCTGCTGGCCATGCACGACCTCAACCTTTACCCCGGACGCCAACACCGGAAATGCGCCAAGATCTGCGGGGACACCTCGGGCAACTACCATCCCCACGGCGAGGCTGTCATTTATCCCACTTTGGTCCACATGGCCCAGCACTGGGCCATGCGCGACACCCTCATCGACGGCCAGGGCAACTTTGGTTCGGTCGAGGGCGACCCCCCGGCCGCCATGCGTTACACCGAGGCCCGCCTGACCCACCTCGGCGCCCTCCTCATGGAGGACATGGACAAGGACACGGTCAATTTCGTCCCCAACTACGACGAAACCCGGGAAGAGCCCGTCGTTTTCCCCGCCGCCTTTCCCAATCTCCTGGTCAACGGCGGCACCGGCATCGCGGTCGGCATGGCCACCAACATCCCGCCCCACAATCTGGGCGAGATCGTGGACGGCATCTGCGCCCAGATCGACGATCCCGAGATCACCATCAAGGCCCTGATGAAGCACATCAAGGGCCCGGATTTCCCGACCGGTTGCACCGTGCTCGGCCTGGAAGGAGTGCGCAATTACTTCAACGGCGGCAAGGGCAGCATCAAGGTCCGCGGCCGCATGCACACCGAGGAACACAAGGGGGGCAAGGAAGTCATCGTCATCACCGAGATCCCGTTCAACGTCAACCGCGCCGAATTGGTCAAACGCATCGCCGAACTCACCAACGACAAGGTCCTCGCCGAGGTCAGCGATGTGCGCGATGAATCGGACGAAAACACCCGCGTGGTCGTCGAACTGAAACGTGACGCCGTGACCAAGGTGGTCATCAACAAGCTCTACCAGCACACCGCGCTGGAATCCTCCTTCTCGGCCAACGTCCTGGCCATCGATGGCGGCCGCCCGAAGACACTCAACCTCAAGGAACTGATCAACTGCTACATCGAGCACCGACGCGAGGTCATCCTGCGCCGGACCCGCTTCGAACTGAACAAGGCCGAAGCCCGCGCCGAGACGTTGGAGGGTTATCTCATCGCCCTGGCCAACCTCGACGACTTCATCGACATCATCCGGAAGAGCCGCAACCGCGACGAGGCCCGTCTCAAGCTCCTCGGCTACGAATTCCCCCGCAAAGTCGTGGAAAAGTTCGGTATCACCATCCGCAACGAGTCACGTCTGCAAAGCGGCCGCTACATCATCTCCGAGCAGCAGGTCGATTCCATCCTCGAGCTACGTCTTTACCAGCTCACCGGAATGGAACGGGAGAAGATCCAGGGTGAATACAAGGAACTGCTGGAGCGGATCGAGGATTTGATGGACATCCTGGCCAAGGAATCGCGCGTGCTCTCCATCATCAAGGAAGAGCTGCGCCGGGTGAAGGAGAAGTACGCCACCAAGCGCCGCACCGACTTCGCCGCCGACGAGGGCGACATGGCCATCGAGGACCTGATTGCCAACGAGGCCGTCCTTATCACCATGACCCACAACGGCCTGATCAAGCGCACCAATGTCTCCAGCTACCGCGCCCAGAAGCGTGGCGGCAAGGGGGTCATCGGCATGACCATGCGCGAATCCGAGAAACCCGAGGAATCGGATTTCATCGAGCACCTCTTCTCGGCCTCGACACACGACTACCTGATGTTCTTCACCAACCTCGGGCGGGCCTACGTCGAGCGCGTCCACTCCATTCCCGACATGGGCCGCAATGCCAAGGGCAAGTCGATCGCCAATGTGCTTTCGCTCAAGACCGGCGAAACCGTGGCCGCCCTCATCCGCATCCCATCCAAACGCGACGGCAAGGGCGAGGACATCACGTGGGAATCGGAAGAGTTCCTGTTCTTCGCCACCCAGCAGGGCACGGTCAAGAAAACCGCCCTCAAGGACTTCGCCAACACCCGGGCGGGGGGGATCATCGCCATCGGCATCGAGCAGGGCGACCTGCTCATTGATGTGAAACTCACCGACGGCAAGCAGGAGCCCGTGCTCATCACCGCCGAGGGCATGAGCATCCGCTTCGAGGAATCCGATGTCCGTTGCATGGGACGTCCCGCCGGGGGCGTCCGCGGCATCAGCCTCGACAAGGGTGACAAGGTTGTCGGTATCGCCATGGCCCAGAACGACGCCACCCTCCTGGTGGCGGGCGAGAACGGCATCGGCAAGCGCACCGGCTTCGATGAATACCGCACCCAGTCGCGCGGCGGTAAGGGCATCATCACCATGAAGACCGGAGACAAGACCGGTCGCGTGGTCGGGGTGCTGACCGTCCGTGACAGCGACGAGATGATGCTGACCACGCTCAAGGGCCAGATGGTCCGCATCAGCGTGGCCGGGGTGCGCGAGTGTGGACGCAACACCCAGGGCGTGAAGTTGGTCACCCTGGACAGTGGAGACAAACTCACCAGCATCGCCCCGGTGGTCTCAGTCGACCAGGAAGACGAAATCGAGGGCGAAGTTTAAGGCTTCCCGCCCCACACCACTTTGTGAATGAGATATGGAGGCCGCAGGCTGTCCTATCCTATCGCCCGGCCGTCATGCCAAATCCTATTGAGTGCGTGAAATAGTTCCTTAAGGGAGGACGAAGCTCCTGCTGAGCCGTCCTTGGAAGAATGACCCCGAACCGGCTCGGCGGGAGCCTCGCCTCCCGCTGATGCTGTCACTCGGTCATCGGCAATGGCTGCAAGGAAGCAGTGGAATTGTTCGGGATCAAGCAGCCGGGACGGCTTCTTGGGGCTGTGCCTGGACGGGGGGTGATTTTTTCTTTTGTGCCTGCTCGGCGGCCTTTTCGGCGGCTTGGCGCATTTGCGGGAGGACTTGCTCCGTCTTGGCTGTTGTCAAGGTGATGATGTCCGTCATCAATCCGGGTGTTTTGTCCAATACCTTCTGGCCTAACGGGCTTTTGTAAAACTGGCTCATGACGCGGAGATCCTCCTCGCTGAACGCATTCATGTAGGCACGGGCGTAGGGGACTTCCATGGCGGTCCAACTGAGGTCCTTCATCACGATTTCGTTCGTGGCCTTCAGGATTTCGTCCGCCACCCTCTGGGCGGTTTCGACATCCAGCGAAGTGGTGAGCTTTTGCACCAGTCTGCGCTGGGTGTCTTCGACCGGACCCAGGGATTGGGTCAAGAGCTGTTCGGCGCGGGTCACCTGGAGCAATTCGCGCGCGGCGGCCAGATGGCTGGTTTCATCCGCCCACCCGCACGTAGAGGTGGCGAGCAACAAAAAGAGGAGGGGAAGGGCACCGGGGTGGGTTTTCATGGGGATGGGTTGTTCGGTTCCACCATCCAGCCCGTCCGGGCCGGTCAGGTGTGGGTGTCGGGAAACGGGGGCGGATTGGGATGGAGATCCGGGGGGTGGTAACTGTGGTCTTGCGCGTGTCGGGCTTCGTGGGGTTGGTTGAATTTCTGGCTTTGTGAAGCCAGGAGCGAGGAGAGCAGTTCCTTCTGCCCGGTGGGGATGAGGGTGAGTTCGACATCGCCCGCGAGCATGTTCTGCGTTTCCAGGATTTCGAAGACCGCTTCCAGAATTTCCTTGTCCTGGCCAATTTCCTGGAGGGCTTTGCCGACGAGGAAAGGCCGCATGGCGGCGGCGCGGGCAAACTCCGAAGCGGCTTCTTTTTCGGCGGTGGATTTGATCACGGCCACCTGGTTGGCACCGACCTGGCGGATGGCCGAGGTGACCTGGCGCAGGCGGTTGACCACTTTCTGCTCGATCTGCTGGATCATGTTGGCATCGCGGAAGTGGACCTTGCGGATGTAGATCGAGCCGAGCTGGTAGCCCCAGGACTCCGATTTGGGTGAGACTTCTCCGCGCACGACGCGGCTCATTTTGTGGCGGTTCTCGAGAAGGGACTCCAGTGGCATGTTGGAAAGGCAGCGGACGGTGGCGTTGGCCACATTGGCACGCAGGGAGCCGCGCGGGTCGGTGTTGCGGAAGAGGAAATCGACCGGTTCGCCGACGCGCATTTCGTACCAGACCCCGATGCCCATGGGGGTGCCTTCCTCGGAATTGACCGGCTGGCTGCGCAGGTATTCCTGGTCGAGGCGGTGGTCGACATTGTGCACCGTGCCGAAAAGGTTCACGATCAGGGCCCTGGGACCGAGGCGAAGGAAGGGCGAATGCAGGCCCGGTTCGTTGAGGATCAGGACCACACTGCCGAAGAGCACGTAGACCTTGCTCTGCATCTCGTCGACCGTGGTGTAAAAGCCGAAGAGGCGCAGCAGGCCGAAGAAAATCGGCACGGCAATCCAGCAGACGATGAAGGTCACAAACGCGATGGGGAGGGCGATCATGGTTATTTCTTCAGGTCGAGGATGATGTGGCGGGCCTGGCGGTACAGGTCGAGCCGCACGTTGCGCAGGTAACCCGGGATGGCATCGGAACCGCTGGCCTTGAGCTGGCGCAATTGCTCGGAAAGCCAGCGCAACGGCTCGACCTCGGCCTGGGCCTTCATGGTTTGGATCTCCACGGCCTTCTTCGACTCGACGATGCGCTGGTCGGCTTGGGCCTGGGCGGAACTGATGTCGGCCGAAACCTCGTTGTTGGCGGTGTTGATCGCGGCCAGGGCGGAGTCGACCTGGGGTGGGGGATCCATGCCGGTGATGAGCGAGGCTTCCAGCACGATGCCGTAACGGGCCGCCGAGGAGGCGCATTCCGAATCCATGCGCAGGTTCAGATCGTTGAGGTTTTTCCGGAGGTCGTTGATCGAGATGCCTTCGAAGCGGATGCCGTCGTCGGCCACGGGCGTTCCGTCGGCTGACGGGGGGAGGTTGACCAGGTCATCGGCCCGTTTGGCGGCGAAGTTGGCGATGCGCTCGCGGAGGATGGAAACGAAATAGCCCATGATGTGGGCGACGGGGTTTTTGACCCCGAAGAGGTAAGCGTAGAGGTTGCGTTCGCTGATGTAGAAGCGGAGCTGGCCGGTGATACCGATGTTGAGCTGGTCCTTGGTCACGGCTTCGAGAACGCTGCCGCCATTATTGGCCATCGGGCTCTGGGGATCGAAGGCGATGCTGATGGTCTCGATGGCCACGGAAACCTTGCGGACTTTCTGCCACGGCCATTTGAAGTAGGGACCGCCGGGTCCGACCACCGCAACCTGGGGATAGATGTAGCGTTCGCGGTCCTCGGGAGGGAGCGTTTCACTGAGGGGGTCGTCGAGCGTGGTGAGTGTGCCGATGCGTTCGGCCTTGCCGAAGGAGGTGACGACGGCGCGCTCGTTTTGTTCGACGGTATACAAGCCACCGATGATGCAGCGGGCCAGGATGTAGGCGATCAAACCCAGCAGAAGCCCAAGAAGCCAGTCAACCCCCATGGCCACAAGCTAGGTCAGCCTCCGCCTTTCCGGCAATCCCAAAACCGGGCGGTGACGTGACATTCTGGTGTAGGAAACTGGAACGCTGGGAATGGCAGAGAAACCTTGCCCGCGGGGGGTGGTGATGGTTCACTCTTCTCCTGTGATCAAAGCTCGAGGACTGAATGCGTTTATCTGGGGGAATTCCATCGCACTGGCTTGGATGTGGGGCCTGGGTTTGTTTTTCAGCGTCCAGATGACCTACATGTTCGGCCTGAAAGGGCTGCTCACTTTTGCCGTTCCCAATGCCTTGGGATTGATGCTTTTTGGTTTTTTCACCCAGATCGTGGCCGACCGCCACCCCGGGGGGCAGGAATCGCTTTCACTGTTTTTCGAAAAATTCGCCAAGCCGTTCCGGCTGATCTTCTATCTATACCAAATTTTGGCCATCACGCTCTCGGTCTTTGCCCTGGTGCGTTACCTTTTCGTCCCCTTGGAACTGGCGACCGGTCCGCTCTTCGGCCTCTACCTTTGTCTGGTGGTTCTCGTCATTCTGGCTGCCGGATGCCTTTTTGGTGAGGAATTCGGTATCCAGAAAATCAAGTACAGCCACCTGGTGCAGGGGTTGATCCTGATTGTATGCGTGGGCACCATCCTTTTCCATCTGGACCCCTTCCTCCCCCGCGACCTCAAATGGGTGGAACCTTTCCGCGATGAGTGGCTGGCCCAGCGTTACTGGGGATATGCCATTCCGGTGACCGTGGGTTTATTGGTGGGCCCTTGGTTAGATTTGCAGCACTGGCAGCGTGCCATCCAGATCCACCGGGAGCGCACTTCCATCCGTCTGGGGTATTTCTTTGGGGGATCGATTTTTTTCCTCCTGCTGCTCTTCCATGGTTGCATGGCCTACTGGGTCATCCGCAACGGCACAGGTCTCTTTGAAGCCCACAAGGGACTCGACAGTTTTTACTATGCCCACGACCTCGTGACCCAGTACTTCTGCAATTTCTACGAGAAGGGGAACGACCTGCTGCCTCTGGCCTACTACGGGTTTCTCGGCATCTGCATCCTGACCACACTCGACAGTGGTTACGTCGCTCTGAAATGGTTCCTGGGTCACAATGCCGAGAAAAGCCAGAACATGCTCCTTTCCATCGTGCCCAAGCAGGTGGTCGGTTCTCCCATCCCCAGTTTCGCCTTCGCCGGATTGGCGACCCTGGTCGCCTACATCGTGAAATTGGAATTGGAATACTTCATGGTGTTCTATGCCTCGTTCTTCGTGGGCTACGCCTGCCTGGCCATCGCCCGCTGCTTTGTCCCCAATTCGCAACACCCCTTGCCCCAGATACGCATGTTTTCCATGGCCAGTATCTCCGTCGTGATTTTTTCCATGGGGTACTTCCGCAGCGAAAATGTCCTGCTCATCCTGGGCTCGATCATGCCCATTGGCTACGTGGTGTGGTTGGTTTTCAATACCGATCTTCTCCGCGTGGTGACCGAGCGCGCGGGTGAAGTCCTGGAGGCGGCGGCCTCGGAAATACCAGCCATCCGGGCCATCACCCGCACCGCCACCGCCGTCACCGGGAGCGATGTTTCGCCGCCCTCCCATGTCCATCCACTGGGGGGCCATTTCGAGGGCAAATGGTTCGTGTATTCGACCATCGCCACTTACGCCGACACCAATTCCGTCGGGAATGTTTACTTCGGCATGTATGCCATGTTCGTAGGAAAAACGCGCGAGCTGTTCTTCAATACCGTCATGCCGGACTTCGATCTCAAGACGACCAAATTCTTCATCCTGACCCGGTCTTTCGAGCACAAGTTTGTCCGGGAAGCCCGTGAGTTCGACACCATCACGGTCAAGATCCGGGTGTCCGAGACGAACCGGAAGTTCTGCACACTGGAACACCAGATCTTTGATTCTGCCAACAATGTTCTCGGCAAAGGCAAACAGGGTCTCCTCTTTGTCTCGTCCAAGGACTACAGCCTCATCGATATCCCCTCCGAAGTTTATACCGCCTTCATGAAGTATATCTGAGCCGCATGCCTTCTCGGTTTTTCTAAGCTATTGCTAACCAACAAATTAAGTGTCGTTTTGGACCTGGCCATACTGTCCGGTTTGTGACCTGGCTGTCATCTATTCGGCACATTTACTGCTGATCCTTTCCCGAGATGTTGCGTTTCCGGCCGCTCCTGATTGTGATCCCCTTTGTGGCCGCCTTGCTGCTTCCGCCGGGCCATCTCCAGGCCCAGTCAGCCGCGGATCTTCTCCAGACCGGCTCAGCCGCCTACCAGGCCGGTGATTTCACCAAGGCAGAACAGGCTTTTTCCCGATTCCTCGCCGACTATGGCAATTCGCCTGAAGCCGCCACCCAGCGCGAAAATGTCCTGCGGCTGACCGGGGTTTGCCAGATCCAGTTGGGCAAATTCGGGGAGGCCATGACCACGGTGGAGCGCTACCTCCGCGAATTTCCGCAGGGGAGCAGGGCCGAAGATTTTACTTTTTGGAGGGGAGTCGGCGCACTGAAACTCGACGATGGAAAAAAAGCTTATGAGGCTTTCGAACAATTCCTGAAGGCCTATCCGCACAGCAACCGCTCCGAAGATGCGCGTTTCAGCATGGGGTTGGCCCTGCTGCGGCAGGACAAGTTCAAAGAGACAGCCGAGTACTTCGCCAAACAAACCGAATGGAAGCCGGCCATTGCCTACCAAGTAGCTGTTATCCGTCTCC
Encoded proteins:
- the gyrA gene encoding DNA gyrase subunit A: MANQDPPSSLFSQGERIDRINVADEIKNSFLDYSMSVIISRALPDVRDGLKPSQRRVLLAMHDLNLYPGRQHRKCAKICGDTSGNYHPHGEAVIYPTLVHMAQHWAMRDTLIDGQGNFGSVEGDPPAAMRYTEARLTHLGALLMEDMDKDTVNFVPNYDETREEPVVFPAAFPNLLVNGGTGIAVGMATNIPPHNLGEIVDGICAQIDDPEITIKALMKHIKGPDFPTGCTVLGLEGVRNYFNGGKGSIKVRGRMHTEEHKGGKEVIVITEIPFNVNRAELVKRIAELTNDKVLAEVSDVRDESDENTRVVVELKRDAVTKVVINKLYQHTALESSFSANVLAIDGGRPKTLNLKELINCYIEHRREVILRRTRFELNKAEARAETLEGYLIALANLDDFIDIIRKSRNRDEARLKLLGYEFPRKVVEKFGITIRNESRLQSGRYIISEQQVDSILELRLYQLTGMEREKIQGEYKELLERIEDLMDILAKESRVLSIIKEELRRVKEKYATKRRTDFAADEGDMAIEDLIANEAVLITMTHNGLIKRTNVSSYRAQKRGGKGVIGMTMRESEKPEESDFIEHLFSASTHDYLMFFTNLGRAYVERVHSIPDMGRNAKGKSIANVLSLKTGETVAALIRIPSKRDGKGEDITWESEEFLFFATQQGTVKKTALKDFANTRAGGIIAIGIEQGDLLIDVKLTDGKQEPVLITAEGMSIRFEESDVRCMGRPAGGVRGISLDKGDKVVGIAMAQNDATLLVAGENGIGKRTGFDEYRTQSRGGKGIITMKTGDKTGRVVGVLTVRDSDEMMLTTLKGQMVRISVAGVRECGRNTQGVKLVTLDSGDKLTSIAPVVSVDQEDEIEGEV
- a CDS encoding DUF2059 domain-containing protein, which produces MKTHPGALPLLFLLLATSTCGWADETSHLAAARELLQVTRAEQLLTQSLGPVEDTQRRLVQKLTTSLDVETAQRVADEILKATNEIVMKDLSWTAMEVPYARAYMNAFSEEDLRVMSQFYKSPLGQKVLDKTPGLMTDIITLTTAKTEQVLPQMRQAAEKAAEQAQKKKSPPVQAQPQEAVPAA
- a CDS encoding SPFH domain-containing protein, which codes for MIALPIAFVTFIVCWIAVPIFFGLLRLFGFYTTVDEMQSKVYVLFGSVVLILNEPGLHSPFLRLGPRALIVNLFGTVHNVDHRLDQEYLRSQPVNSEEGTPMGIGVWYEMRVGEPVDFLFRNTDPRGSLRANVANATVRCLSNMPLESLLENRHKMSRVVRGEVSPKSESWGYQLGSIYIRKVHFRDANMIQQIEQKVVNRLRQVTSAIRQVGANQVAVIKSTAEKEAASEFARAAAMRPFLVGKALQEIGQDKEILEAVFEILETQNMLAGDVELTLIPTGQKELLSSLLASQSQKFNQPHEARHAQDHSYHPPDLHPNPPPFPDTHT
- a CDS encoding SPFH domain-containing protein, with protein sequence MGVDWLLGLLLGLIAYILARCIIGGLYTVEQNERAVVTSFGKAERIGTLTTLDDPLSETLPPEDRERYIYPQVAVVGPGGPYFKWPWQKVRKVSVAIETISIAFDPQSPMANNGGSVLEAVTKDQLNIGITGQLRFYISERNLYAYLFGVKNPVAHIMGYFVSILRERIANFAAKRADDLVNLPPSADGTPVADDGIRFEGISINDLRKNLNDLNLRMDSECASSAARYGIVLEASLITGMDPPPQVDSALAAINTANNEVSADISSAQAQADQRIVESKKAVEIQTMKAQAEVEPLRWLSEQLRQLKASGSDAIPGYLRNVRLDLYRQARHIILDLKK
- a CDS encoding acyl-CoA thioesterase, coding for MIKARGLNAFIWGNSIALAWMWGLGLFFSVQMTYMFGLKGLLTFAVPNALGLMLFGFFTQIVADRHPGGQESLSLFFEKFAKPFRLIFYLYQILAITLSVFALVRYLFVPLELATGPLFGLYLCLVVLVILAAGCLFGEEFGIQKIKYSHLVQGLILIVCVGTILFHLDPFLPRDLKWVEPFRDEWLAQRYWGYAIPVTVGLLVGPWLDLQHWQRAIQIHRERTSIRLGYFFGGSIFFLLLLFHGCMAYWVIRNGTGLFEAHKGLDSFYYAHDLVTQYFCNFYEKGNDLLPLAYYGFLGICILTTLDSGYVALKWFLGHNAEKSQNMLLSIVPKQVVGSPIPSFAFAGLATLVAYIVKLELEYFMVFYASFFVGYACLAIARCFVPNSQHPLPQIRMFSMASISVVIFSMGYFRSENVLLILGSIMPIGYVVWLVFNTDLLRVVTERAGEVLEAAASEIPAIRAITRTATAVTGSDVSPPSHVHPLGGHFEGKWFVYSTIATYADTNSVGNVYFGMYAMFVGKTRELFFNTVMPDFDLKTTKFFILTRSFEHKFVREAREFDTITVKIRVSETNRKFCTLEHQIFDSANNVLGKGKQGLLFVSSKDYSLIDIPSEVYTAFMKYI